From a region of the Planctomycetota bacterium genome:
- the rplA gene encoding 50S ribosomal protein L1: protein MSEETTTKKRARSSQRRPGKRTKAARANVPDQPVPLAAAIELVKGFQGPKFDQSVELIFNLGVDVKQADQMVRSSISLPHGIGKSNRVVAFVDESNKQAALEAGAIMAGGEDMVGEMEKANFTDFDVAVAEPSMMRHVGKLGKVLGPKGLMPSPKAGTVTADPVTAIKEYAAGKQEFRADAGGNVHTLIGKASFDTPKLVENAEALIAEVKRLKPESSKGVYMKKAVVKATMTPAVELQVS, encoded by the coding sequence ATGTCTGAAGAAACAACAACCAAGAAACGGGCCCGGAGCAGCCAACGCCGCCCGGGCAAACGTACCAAGGCCGCCCGGGCCAACGTTCCGGATCAGCCCGTTCCCCTCGCCGCGGCCATCGAACTCGTCAAGGGCTTCCAAGGCCCGAAGTTCGACCAGAGTGTGGAACTGATCTTCAACCTCGGCGTCGACGTCAAGCAGGCGGACCAGATGGTGCGTTCGAGCATCTCGCTGCCCCACGGCATCGGCAAGAGCAACCGTGTCGTTGCGTTCGTCGACGAGTCCAACAAGCAGGCCGCCCTCGAAGCTGGTGCCATCATGGCCGGCGGTGAGGACATGGTCGGCGAGATGGAGAAGGCGAACTTCACCGACTTCGACGTCGCCGTCGCCGAGCCGAGCATGATGCGGCACGTCGGCAAGCTCGGTAAAGTCCTTGGCCCCAAGGGTCTGATGCCCAGCCCCAAGGCCGGTACCGTCACGGCTGACCCGGTCACCGCGATCAAGGAATATGCCGCCGGTAAGCAGGAGTTCCGTGCCGACGCCGGCGGAAACGTTCACACGCTCATTGGCAAGGCCAGCTTCGATACGCCCAAGCTCGTCGAAAACGCCGAGGCCTTGATCGCTGAAGTCAAGCGTCTCAAGCCCGAGAGCAGCAAGGGCGTGTACATGAAGAAGGCCGTCGTGAAAGCGACGATGACCCCCGCCGTGGAACTCCAGGTTTCGTAA
- the tuf gene encoding elongation factor Tu encodes MAKGVFERTKPHVNVGTIGHIDHGKTTLTAALSARSGSKYGTSAKSYKDIAKGGIDRDSTKTVTIAAAHVEYESDERHYAHVDCPGHADYVKNMITGAAQMDGAILVVSAADGPMPQTREHILLARPVGVPKIVVFRNKVDLVDDEELLELVEMEVRELLSTYGFDGDDAPVVKGSALPAFENPSDDAACASIDELVKTLDEYIPMPEREQDKPFLMPIEDVFSIKGRGTVGTGRIERGTVKMGEEIEIVGLADTRKTTVTGIEQFNKTMDEGISGDNAGILLRGVEKDELQRGQVLCKPGSITPHTKFEGEVYVLKKEEGGRHTPFFTGYKPQFYFRTTDVTGSAELVGAEMVMPGDNIKMVVTLGKPIAMEEQLRFAVREGGKTVGSGVVTKVIE; translated from the coding sequence ATGGCAAAGGGCGTATTTGAGCGCACGAAACCCCACGTCAACGTGGGCACGATCGGTCACATCGACCACGGTAAAACCACGCTGACTGCGGCGCTCAGCGCCCGCAGTGGCTCGAAGTACGGCACCTCGGCCAAGTCCTACAAGGACATCGCCAAGGGCGGTATCGACCGCGACTCCACCAAGACCGTCACCATCGCGGCGGCCCACGTGGAGTACGAGTCCGACGAACGGCACTACGCCCACGTCGACTGCCCCGGCCACGCCGACTACGTCAAGAACATGATCACCGGTGCTGCCCAGATGGACGGTGCCATCCTCGTGGTCTCGGCCGCCGATGGTCCGATGCCCCAGACCCGTGAGCACATCCTGCTCGCCCGGCCGGTGGGCGTGCCGAAGATCGTCGTCTTCCGGAACAAGGTCGACCTCGTCGACGACGAAGAGCTCCTCGAGCTCGTCGAGATGGAAGTCCGCGAGCTGCTGAGCACCTACGGCTTCGACGGCGATGATGCCCCGGTCGTCAAGGGCTCGGCCCTGCCGGCGTTCGAGAACCCCTCGGACGACGCCGCCTGTGCCTCGATCGATGAACTCGTCAAGACCCTCGACGAGTACATCCCGATGCCCGAGCGTGAGCAGGACAAGCCGTTCCTGATGCCGATCGAAGACGTCTTCTCCATCAAGGGCCGCGGTACCGTCGGCACCGGTCGTATCGAGCGTGGTACGGTCAAGATGGGCGAGGAAATCGAGATCGTCGGTCTGGCCGACACCCGCAAGACCACCGTCACGGGTATCGAGCAGTTCAACAAGACCATGGACGAGGGCATCTCCGGTGACAACGCCGGCATCCTGCTCCGTGGCGTTGAAAAGGATGAGCTCCAGCGTGGCCAAGTGTTGTGCAAGCCCGGCTCGATCACGCCCCACACCAAGTTCGAGGGCGAGGTTTACGTGCTGAAGAAAGAGGAAGGCGGTCGTCACACGCCGTTCTTCACCGGCTACAAGCCGCAGTTCTACTTCCGCACCACCGACGTGACCGGCTCGGCCGAGCTCGTGGGTGCCGAGATGGTCATGCCCGGCGACAACATCAAGATGGTCGTCACCCTCGGCAAGCCCATCGCCATGGAAGAGCAGCTCCGCTTCGCCGTGCGTGAAGGCGGCAAGACCGTCGGCTCCGGCGTCGTCACCAAGGTCATCGAGTAA
- the rplK gene encoding 50S ribosomal protein L11, with the protein MAKKEVVNQFKIMAPGGTATPAPPIGPALGQYGVNPGQFITQFNAATAQLKGKMVGVVITTFKDRSFEFEVKSSPASTLIMEKAKIKKGSGVPHTEKVGKITMDDCRAIAQEKFADMNAFDVDKAALQIAGTARSMGVDVEG; encoded by the coding sequence ATGGCCAAGAAAGAAGTCGTCAACCAGTTCAAGATCATGGCCCCAGGCGGCACCGCGACCCCCGCGCCCCCGATCGGCCCCGCGCTCGGCCAGTACGGCGTGAACCCCGGCCAGTTCATCACGCAGTTCAACGCCGCCACCGCCCAACTCAAGGGCAAGATGGTCGGCGTCGTGATCACGACCTTCAAGGACCGTTCGTTTGAGTTCGAGGTCAAGTCCAGCCCAGCCAGCACATTGATCATGGAAAAGGCCAAGATCAAAAAGGGCAGCGGCGTCCCCCACACCGAGAAGGTCGGCAAGATCACCATGGACGACTGCCGTGCGATCGCCCAGGAGAAGTTCGCCGACATGAACGCCTTCGATGTCGACAAGGCCGCCCTCCAAATCGCCGGCACCGCCCGCAGCATGGGCGTGGACGTGGAGGGGTAA
- the rpmG gene encoding 50S ribosomal protein L33: MAKDNRENVWWQCKETGELNYRTNIKVVGQDSQTKLEVKKYCPKLRKHTMHKIKRK, translated from the coding sequence ATGGCTAAAGACAATCGCGAAAACGTCTGGTGGCAGTGCAAGGAAACCGGCGAGCTGAACTACCGCACCAACATCAAGGTCGTCGGTCAGGACAGTCAGACCAAGCTTGAGGTCAAGAAGTACTGCCCCAAGCTTCGCAAGCACACGATGCACAAGATCAAGCGCAAGTAA
- the nusG gene encoding transcription termination/antitermination protein NusG, whose amino-acid sequence MSDQDANDSPLLADPIDPVDQAATEPAAAETRQPAPTPQPDSAVNPRFKFYVLRVASNKEDRVKNAIDRKVKIEGVEEKVGRVLVPTERVRKMKAGVRKEYDQKLYPGYVFIELEPDENGMIPQDVWFMVKETEGVGDFIQASGKPQPMSRVDRDKMLEVAEKKPEEQANLKTEYKKGDRIKVTDGAFENFEGEVDEIVPDKGVVRIITTIFGRPTPLELEYWQIERV is encoded by the coding sequence ATGTCCGACCAAGACGCCAACGATTCCCCCTTGCTCGCCGATCCCATCGATCCGGTCGATCAAGCTGCCACCGAGCCCGCTGCCGCCGAGACCCGTCAGCCGGCACCGACGCCCCAACCCGATTCGGCTGTCAATCCCCGGTTCAAGTTCTACGTCCTCCGCGTGGCGTCCAACAAAGAAGACCGCGTGAAGAATGCCATCGACCGCAAGGTCAAGATCGAGGGCGTCGAAGAGAAAGTCGGCCGCGTTCTGGTTCCCACCGAGCGTGTTCGCAAGATGAAAGCCGGCGTCCGCAAGGAATACGACCAGAAGCTCTACCCCGGCTACGTCTTCATCGAGCTCGAGCCCGACGAGAATGGTATGATTCCTCAGGACGTCTGGTTCATGGTCAAGGAGACCGAGGGCGTGGGCGACTTCATCCAGGCCAGTGGCAAGCCCCAGCCGATGAGCCGGGTCGACCGCGACAAGATGCTCGAAGTCGCCGAGAAGAAGCCCGAGGAGCAGGCCAATCTCAAGACCGAATACAAGAAGGGCGACCGCATCAAGGTCACCGATGGTGCGTTCGAGAACTTCGAGGGCGAGGTCGACGAGATCGTCCCCGACAAGGGCGTGGTCCGCATCATCACCACGATCTTCGGCCGCCCGACGCCGCTGGAGCTGGAGTACTGGCAGATCGAACGGGTGTGA
- the secE gene encoding preprotein translocase subunit SecE, with protein sequence MASAEPIKKNEDGGGLLRVYKPGRGYWTRLCTGLGAALVIVLFSFWFLNLELNRFEYFRTNNAVRYGVLGAVAALLALVTWWFINRPKNAEFLIETDGEMKKVNWTSRKELVGSTQVVVIFMFFIAIILFFFDIFFGFLFHWIGILEAPPFTFD encoded by the coding sequence ATGGCCTCTGCCGAACCCATCAAGAAGAACGAAGACGGCGGCGGACTGCTCCGCGTCTACAAGCCCGGCCGTGGGTACTGGACCCGCCTGTGTACTGGGCTCGGTGCCGCCTTGGTCATCGTCCTGTTCTCGTTCTGGTTCCTCAATCTCGAACTCAACCGCTTCGAGTACTTCCGCACCAACAACGCCGTTCGCTATGGTGTCCTCGGGGCGGTCGCTGCCTTGTTGGCGTTGGTCACTTGGTGGTTCATCAATCGCCCGAAGAACGCCGAGTTTCTCATCGAGACCGATGGCGAGATGAAGAAGGTGAACTGGACCAGCCGCAAGGAACTGGTCGGCTCCACGCAGGTCGTGGTGATCTTCATGTTCTTCATCGCGATCATCCTGTTCTTTTTTGATATCTTCTTCGGCTTCTTGTTCCACTGGATCGGCATCCTCGAGGCGCCGCCATTCACGTTCGACTAA